TGTTTTATGCCGACCTTAGTGCGTCGTCATTCGGTGGCATTGAAGCAATCTGTGGGGTCGATCACTAACTTATAAAGTGCCGTGATGTAACCGCTTTCAATTTGTGAGTAAATTCACAGTATCTTAACATTCGCCTGTCTATGATGTCAGCGTTTGTAAGGCTGAAACACTATGTAACGGTGATTGATCACTTTTAGTAGTGCAATAAAGCGCTAAGCAATCAATTAAACGCACGTTGGAGCGTTACCGAACACGGAAGAGGATTTTTGGATTAATTTTACTTCGGCGGTCAGTAACAATTCATTAACGTTGTGCCTGCCGACATAAGCTACCCTGCATAAAAATAACCGGAGATACCATGAATAAGAAGGTGTTAACCCTGTCCGCTGTGATGTCTTGCATGTTGTTCGGTGCCGCTGCTCATGCAGCTGATACCCGTATCGGCGTAACCATCTATAAATATGACGATAACTTCATGTCTGTGGTGCGCAAAGCGATCGAGAAAGACGGCAAATCAGCGCCAGACGTTCAGCTGTTGATGAATGACTCGCAGAACGACCAGTCAAAACAGAATGACCAGATCGACGTCCTGCTGGCGAAAGGCGTGAAAGCGCTGGCCATCAACCTCGTTGACCCGGCTGCGGCAGGCACCGTCATCGAAAAAGCACGTGGTCAGAACGTGCCGGTGGTGTTCTTCAACAAAGAGCCGTCCCGCAAAGCGCTGGACAGCTATGACAAAGCCTTCTACGTCGGGACTGACTCTAAAGAGTCTGGCGTAATCCAGGGCGACCTGATTGCTAAACACTGGGCGGCTAACCCAAATTGGGACCTGAACAAAGATGGTCAGGTTCAGTTCGTGCTGCTGAAAGGCGAGCCGGGCCACCCGGATGCCGAAGCGCGCACCACCTACGTTATCAAAGAGCTGAACGAGAAGGGCCTGAAAACCCAGCAGTTGCAGCTGGATACCGCAATGTGGGATACCGCTCAGGCTAAAGACAAAATGGACGCATGGCTGTCCGGTCCTAACGCTAACAAAATCGAAGTGGTTATCGCCAACAACGATGCGATGGCAATGGGCGCAGTCGAAGCTCTGAAAGCACACAACAAATCCAGCATTCCTGTGTTTGGTGTGGATGCGCTGCCAGAAGCCCTGGCGCTGGTGAAATCCGGTGCAATGGCCGGTACCGTGCTGAACGATGCAAACAACCAGGCGAAAGCCACCTTTGATCTGGCGAAAAACCTGGCTGATGGCAAAGAAGCCGCAGCAGGAACCAACTGGAAAATCGAGAACAAAGTGGTTCGCGTTCCTTACGTTGGCGTCGATAAAGACAACCTGGCTCAGTTCATCGGTAAGTAATATCTCGGGCGC
This DNA window, taken from Scandinavium goeteborgense, encodes the following:
- the mglB gene encoding galactose/glucose ABC transporter substrate-binding protein MglB, which codes for MNKKVLTLSAVMSCMLFGAAAHAADTRIGVTIYKYDDNFMSVVRKAIEKDGKSAPDVQLLMNDSQNDQSKQNDQIDVLLAKGVKALAINLVDPAAAGTVIEKARGQNVPVVFFNKEPSRKALDSYDKAFYVGTDSKESGVIQGDLIAKHWAANPNWDLNKDGQVQFVLLKGEPGHPDAEARTTYVIKELNEKGLKTQQLQLDTAMWDTAQAKDKMDAWLSGPNANKIEVVIANNDAMAMGAVEALKAHNKSSIPVFGVDALPEALALVKSGAMAGTVLNDANNQAKATFDLAKNLADGKEAAAGTNWKIENKVVRVPYVGVDKDNLAQFIGK